Genomic DNA from Candidatus Polarisedimenticolaceae bacterium:
GCCGAGGCCGCGCCATCCCACCGTGCGACGGCGAGCCCCGACGAGCCCGGCCAGTACACGAGGGCCTGGTCCCCTTCGCGCACGACCGCCGGATCGATCTGCCAGTAGTTGGCGTCCCCCGAGGCGCCGAAGGGGAGGCGCGGTCCCCTCGTCCAGCCGGCCCCTCCGTCGGTGGTCCGGAGCTGGGCGATCCCGGTGCCCGCGACGCTCCCGTCGGACTCGGAGAAGACCAGGGCGATGGATCCGTCCGGAAGGACCGCGAGGTCGGGGAACGCCGCGTCCGGCTCGGCCGACGGGGTTGGCGTTCCCGGGACCAGCGCCGGATCGGAGAAGGTCCTCCCGCCGTCGGTGGAGCGCGAGGTGCGCACGACCGCGCCCAGGGGATAACCGGGCGCGAGGTCCGCCGACGCGACGACGACCGCTCCCGACGCCGGGTCGATCGCGACGTCCAGCCCGAGATTCGCGAAGCTCGTGTCGCCGGGGACGTCGTCGATCGATTCCACGGGGGCGGTCCACGTCGCGCCGCCGTCGGCGCTCGTCGAAACCACGACGCGGGGACTCGTGTAGGGAAGCCAGGCGATCGCGGCGCGTCCCTGCCCGTCGGCGTCGATCGCCACGAGCCGGAAGGAGGATTGGAAGCTCGAGCCCCCCGGGGTGTCGGAAGCGTTGAGCGTCACGGCGGGGGACCAGGTGCCCCCGCAATCGTCGGAATGAAGGGCCGCGAGGCGTCGCCCGCCGGCGGGATCGTCCACCCCCAGGGCCACGTGAAGGCGCCCCGTCCCCGCAAGGACGGCCGCGAACCCGTGCGCTCGCGTGGATCCCGGAGGCAGGGGAGCCACGACCTGGGCGCCGGGGGTGCCGTCGATCGCGACGGGGATCGCGACGAGCCGCTCCCCTCCGATTCCCAGCACGCAGCCGCCGTTCGCGTTCCCGAACGCCCGCTGCCACGCGAGCGCGGGAGGGAACGGATCGATCGGCGCCGTCAGATCCACCTCCCGCGAAGGCACCATCGGCGGCGGGACGAGGGCCTGGGACCGGACGTCCGAGAAGGCGACGAGGGCGAGCGAGGCGGCGGCGAGACGGAGTGCGGACATGCGATCCCCCCGGGGTCCACGATGTTCCGGGGTTGTACGACCATTTCCTCCCGCCGGCACGTGACGAGAATCACGGGGTGCGGCGGGACTCCCGCGCCTTGCGCCACCCCTCGATCCGCTTTTTCAGCTCCGCCTCGAGCCCGCGCTCGGCGGGGCGGTAGAAGACCCGTCCGCGCAGCCGCTCGGGGAGGCACTCCAGGGCGGTGACCGCGTCCTCGAAGTCGTGGGCGTACGCGTACCCCTCGCCGTACCCCTCGGCGCGCATCAGCCCCGTCGGTGCGTTGCGGATCGCCATCGGAACGGGGTCGGTCGCCCCCTCGTGGATCGCCTTCTGGACGTCCTTCCACGCGCGGTACAGGGCGTTCGACTTCGGCGCGAGGGCGCAATACACGGCGGCCTGCGCGAGGGCGAGGTCGGCCTCCGGGCGGCCGACGAAGTGGACCGACTCCTTCGCCGCGAGGGCGAGGGTCAGCGCGCGCGGGTCGGCGAGGCCGACGTCCTCGCTCGCGAAACGGACGATC
This window encodes:
- a CDS encoding sialidase family protein — its product is MSALRLAAASLALVAFSDVRSQALVPPPMVPSREVDLTAPIDPFPPALAWQRAFGNANGGCVLGIGGERLVAIPVAIDGTPGAQVVAPLPPGSTRAHGFAAVLAGTGRLHVALGVDDPAGGRRLAALHSDDCGGTWSPAVTLNASDTPGGSSFQSSFRLVAIDADGQGRAAIAWLPYTSPRVVVSTSADGGATWTAPVESIDDVPGDTSFANLGLDVAIDPASGAVVVASADLAPGYPLGAVVRTSRSTDGGRTFSDPALVPGTPTPSAEPDAAFPDLAVLPDGSIALVFSESDGSVAGTGIAQLRTTDGGAGWTRGPRLPFGASGDANYWQIDPAVVREGDQALVYWPGSSGLAVARWDGAASAFVGAQTLTPFVFRPAWIQGFASLARAANGTWALAYLASGQPQETR